One window of Tindallia californiensis genomic DNA carries:
- the mutS gene encoding DNA mismatch repair protein MutS: MAKLTPMMQQFFDIKNNHQDSLLFFRLGDFYELFFEDAIIASRELDITLTGRNYGQEERAPMCGVPHHSAQSYIDRLIHKGYKVAICEQVEESETSQGIVKREVIRVITPGTAYDSNMLNEKNNHYLLSIHYRQDGWGITYVDLSTGEMLCTQNRSNNSFLSLVSEVNKINPGEIIYRTSNNKDTRKIKKWLKETSYFVSSLENDPIDLNIGIDKIHQHFNEQQSASLSISKDHLALPALVNLFYYLEETQKRSLSHITSLTQYKLSDCMTLDQQTRRNLELTETIQDHTIKGSLLGIIDQTKTSMGGRLLRKWINEPLTNDCSIEERLDAVTLFVENTLLRKDIRNFLKNIYDIERLVGKIGLQTVTPRDLLCLKQTLTQIGKLSNLFLNIEKPILINKWISLLDPHLDLITLLDNSIDDDAPIHLKDGGIIKKGYDNEIDELKRAAKEGKEWIAQYEREEREKTGIKSLKTGYNKVFGYYLEVSKSYINSVPENYQRKQTLANCERYITDPLKELEAKILGAEERLQILETQLFKSIREGIKQYIFSLQQLSKAISGLDVISSLAETAFTNQYVRPIISPKPIINIKNGRHPVIEKTHNQELYVPNDSKIDAKDQMIHIITGPNMAGKSTYMRQVAIIVLLAQIGSYVPAEKVVLGVVDRIFTRIGASDDLSQGRSTFMMEMSEVSTILKDASPNSLIILDEVGRGTSTFDGLSIAWSLVKYIHQHIKAKTLFSTHYHELTELSTQLSGICNYKISVQEDGQDIIFLRKVIPGTSDKSYGIQVARLAGLPESLLNDAKDILNHLEDHAEIDSKTIPFSSHKEAEVVKEKMDTLADCSIDQEFSYLMQKILNQNIEEISPIEALNFLYELQKEIKRSNYAIDGVSKELGNQ; the protein is encoded by the coding sequence ATGGCAAAATTAACACCAATGATGCAACAATTCTTTGATATAAAAAATAATCATCAAGATTCATTGCTTTTTTTTAGATTAGGAGACTTTTATGAACTGTTTTTTGAAGATGCCATTATTGCTTCTAGAGAGCTTGATATTACACTTACAGGAAGAAATTATGGTCAAGAAGAAAGAGCTCCTATGTGTGGAGTACCACATCACTCAGCCCAATCTTATATAGATCGACTTATCCATAAAGGGTATAAAGTTGCTATTTGTGAGCAAGTTGAGGAGTCAGAAACATCACAAGGAATCGTGAAGAGAGAAGTAATTCGAGTAATTACTCCTGGAACTGCCTACGATAGCAATATGTTAAACGAAAAAAACAATCATTATTTATTGTCCATCCATTATCGACAGGATGGATGGGGAATTACGTATGTTGATCTCTCTACAGGAGAAATGCTTTGCACACAAAATAGAAGCAACAACAGTTTTTTGAGCCTTGTTAGTGAAGTAAATAAAATAAATCCTGGAGAGATTATTTATCGCACTTCTAATAATAAAGATACAAGAAAAATAAAAAAATGGCTTAAAGAAACTTCCTATTTTGTAAGCTCCTTAGAAAATGATCCTATTGATTTGAATATTGGAATTGATAAGATTCATCAACATTTTAACGAGCAACAATCTGCTTCGTTGTCAATTAGTAAAGATCATTTAGCCTTACCTGCACTTGTAAATCTTTTTTATTACTTAGAAGAAACTCAAAAACGTAGTCTTAGTCATATTACAAGCCTGACCCAGTATAAACTTAGTGATTGTATGACTTTAGATCAACAAACGAGAAGAAATCTTGAGCTGACAGAAACAATTCAAGATCATACGATTAAAGGCTCCTTACTGGGAATTATAGATCAAACAAAAACATCTATGGGAGGAAGATTATTACGCAAGTGGATTAATGAACCACTGACTAATGATTGTTCTATAGAAGAACGATTAGATGCTGTTACCTTATTTGTTGAAAATACATTACTGAGGAAAGATATACGTAATTTCTTAAAAAACATTTATGATATTGAAAGACTAGTTGGTAAAATCGGACTACAAACGGTAACTCCCAGGGATTTGCTGTGTTTAAAACAAACACTGACACAGATTGGTAAATTAAGCAACCTTTTCTTAAATATTGAAAAACCTATATTGATTAACAAATGGATTTCCTTGTTAGATCCTCATCTTGACTTAATTACATTATTAGATAATTCGATAGATGATGATGCCCCTATTCATCTAAAAGATGGAGGCATCATAAAAAAAGGATATGACAATGAGATAGATGAACTTAAAAGAGCAGCAAAAGAAGGGAAAGAATGGATTGCTCAGTATGAACGAGAAGAACGTGAAAAAACTGGAATTAAATCATTAAAAACTGGATATAATAAAGTTTTTGGCTATTACCTGGAAGTATCGAAATCATATATTAACTCTGTGCCAGAAAACTACCAAAGAAAACAAACTCTTGCCAATTGTGAACGATATATAACAGATCCTCTTAAAGAATTAGAAGCTAAAATACTGGGGGCAGAAGAGCGTTTACAAATACTTGAAACTCAGTTGTTTAAGTCGATACGTGAAGGTATAAAACAGTATATTTTCAGTTTGCAACAGTTATCAAAAGCTATATCTGGTTTAGATGTGATAAGTAGTTTAGCTGAAACGGCTTTCACTAATCAATACGTGCGTCCTATTATATCACCAAAACCAATCATTAATATTAAAAACGGAAGACATCCAGTAATAGAAAAAACCCATAATCAGGAGTTATATGTTCCAAACGATTCGAAAATTGATGCCAAGGATCAAATGATCCATATTATTACTGGACCTAATATGGCTGGTAAGTCAACTTACATGCGTCAAGTTGCGATAATCGTGTTGTTAGCTCAGATAGGTTCTTATGTTCCTGCTGAAAAAGTAGTATTGGGTGTTGTAGACAGAATCTTTACGAGAATTGGTGCTAGTGATGATTTGTCGCAAGGTAGAAGTACCTTCATGATGGAAATGAGCGAAGTTTCAACCATACTCAAAGATGCAAGTCCCAACAGCTTAATTATTCTTGATGAGGTTGGCAGAGGGACAAGTACCTTTGACGGGTTGAGTATTGCGTGGTCATTAGTTAAATATATTCATCAACATATTAAAGCAAAAACTCTATTTTCTACGCATTACCACGAACTGACAGAACTGTCTACTCAGCTATCAGGGATATGTAATTATAAGATATCTGTTCAAGAAGATGGTCAAGATATAATTTTTCTTAGAAAAGTTATACCTGGTACAAGTGATAAAAGCTATGGCATTCAAGTTGCTCGTTTAGCAGGTTTACCAGAATCTCTACTTAATGATGCAAAAGATATATTAAATCATTTAGAAGATCATGCTGAGATTGATAGTAAAACAATACCATTTTCATCTCATAAAGAAGCAGAAGTAGTGAAAGAAAAAATGGATACACTAGCTGATTGCTCAATAGATCAAGAATTTAGTTATCTAATGCAAAAAATCCTTAATCAGAATATAGAAGAAATATCACCAATAGAAGCTTTAAATTTTTTATATGAATTACAAAAGGAGATTAAACGCAGTAACTATGCTATAGATGGTGTTAGCAAGGAGCTAGGAAATCAATGA
- the miaB gene encoding tRNA (N6-isopentenyl adenosine(37)-C2)-methylthiotransferase MiaB: MNKNLNKQMYYNVQTFGCQMNFHDSEKLSAMLQSLGYVETEKKAESDIIIINTCCVRENAELKVYGNLGELKRMKQKNPNLILAICGCMMQQKHVVEKIKKSYPFVDIVFGTHNLHRFPELLNNSYQMEGLLVEVWDQENDIPENLPVERKYSAKAFVNIMYGCNNFCSYCIVPYTRGRERSREPDKIYDEVQKLAQNGTLEITLLGQNVNSYGKTLQKPIDFSDLLKVINDIPGIERIRFMTSHPADFSEKLMDTIATLDKVSPHIHLPVQAGSNAILSKMNRKYSREDYLKKINMLKSKTPNIAISTDIIVGFPGETEKDFDDTLELVRQVEYDSAFTFLYSIRTGTPAATMENQIPDNIKMERFNRLVKLINEIGYKKNMHLVGKVVPVLVEGVSKNNPNRLTGRTDTHKLVNFEGPPSCVGSIVPVRINEAKTFSLLGTSEL, encoded by the coding sequence ATGAATAAGAATCTTAATAAACAAATGTACTATAATGTACAAACCTTTGGCTGTCAAATGAATTTTCATGACTCAGAAAAACTATCCGCTATGCTTCAAAGCTTAGGTTATGTAGAAACCGAAAAGAAAGCGGAGTCTGATATAATAATTATCAATACTTGTTGCGTTAGAGAAAATGCAGAACTTAAAGTATATGGCAATTTGGGCGAACTTAAAAGAATGAAACAGAAGAACCCTAATTTAATTTTAGCTATTTGTGGATGCATGATGCAGCAAAAACATGTTGTAGAAAAAATCAAAAAATCATATCCGTTTGTAGACATTGTCTTTGGAACACATAATCTTCATCGTTTTCCAGAACTATTAAATAATTCATATCAAATGGAAGGCCTATTAGTAGAAGTTTGGGATCAAGAAAATGACATCCCTGAAAATTTACCCGTAGAAAGAAAATATTCAGCAAAAGCCTTTGTCAATATTATGTATGGCTGCAATAATTTCTGTTCCTATTGTATTGTACCTTATACCCGAGGGAGAGAAAGAAGTCGAGAGCCTGATAAAATATACGACGAAGTACAGAAACTTGCCCAAAATGGCACTTTAGAAATAACGTTGCTTGGACAAAATGTAAATTCCTATGGAAAAACACTTCAGAAACCTATTGATTTTTCAGATTTGCTTAAAGTTATCAATGATATTCCAGGTATAGAACGGATACGCTTTATGACATCTCACCCTGCTGACTTTTCTGAAAAGTTAATGGATACAATCGCTACACTAGATAAAGTATCGCCACATATTCATTTACCAGTTCAGGCGGGAAGTAATGCAATATTGAGTAAAATGAACAGAAAGTATTCAAGAGAAGATTATCTTAAAAAAATAAACATGTTAAAATCAAAAACTCCCAACATTGCAATTAGTACTGACATTATCGTTGGGTTTCCTGGAGAAACAGAAAAAGATTTTGATGATACTTTAGAGTTGGTTCGGCAAGTAGAATATGATTCTGCTTTTACTTTTCTCTACTCTATCCGGACAGGAACACCGGCAGCTACTATGGAAAATCAGATTCCAGATAATATAAAAATGGAACGCTTTAACAGACTAGTTAAACTTATCAACGAAATTGGTTATAAAAAAAATATGCATCTTGTGGGTAAGGTAGTACCTGTATTGGTAGAAGGTGTGAGCAAGAACAATCCTAACAGGCTTACTGGGAGAACAGATACGCATAAGCTAGTTAATTTCGAAGGACCACCATCTTGTGTAGGGTCAATAGTTCCTGTTAGGATAAATGAAGCAAAAACATTTTCTTTACTAGGCACTTCAGAATTGTGA
- a CDS encoding CheR family methyltransferase: MEGYESFKLKIYQFTGIDLSSYKERQMKRRIESLISRNRFDSYEAYFTELKNSKELFDEFINYLTINVSEFRRNPQQWDVLEKEIIPQILSNTKKPKIWSAACSTGEEPYTLVMLMTKFLPLKEVEIIATDIDSGALEKADIGMYNSKATKNLSADTVKNFFIQNGDFYQIKNEVKERVRFKKHNLLEDKYPDQCDLIICRNVMIYFTEETKSKMYHKFHDALKSQGVLFVGSTEQIIMPNQYKLSPLKTFFYQKK; the protein is encoded by the coding sequence ATGGAAGGGTATGAATCTTTCAAATTAAAAATATATCAGTTTACCGGCATTGACCTTTCTAGTTATAAGGAAAGACAAATGAAAAGAAGGATTGAATCATTAATTTCAAGAAATCGATTTGATTCTTATGAAGCTTACTTTACTGAATTGAAAAATAGTAAAGAGTTGTTTGATGAATTTATTAATTATCTTACGATTAATGTTTCGGAGTTTCGACGCAATCCGCAACAGTGGGATGTATTGGAAAAAGAAATTATTCCTCAAATTCTAAGCAACACTAAAAAACCTAAGATATGGAGTGCTGCCTGCTCTACTGGTGAAGAGCCATACACGTTGGTTATGCTAATGACAAAGTTTTTACCACTTAAAGAAGTGGAAATTATTGCAACGGATATTGATTCAGGCGCGTTAGAAAAAGCAGATATAGGTATGTATAATAGCAAAGCTACTAAAAATCTATCTGCTGATACGGTTAAAAATTTCTTTATTCAAAACGGTGATTTTTATCAAATAAAGAACGAAGTAAAAGAAAGAGTGCGATTTAAAAAACACAACTTACTAGAAGATAAGTATCCTGATCAATGTGACCTAATTATCTGCAGAAATGTTATGATTTACTTTACTGAAGAAACAAAAAGTAAGATGTATCACAAATTTCATGATGCATTAAAGTCTCAAGGTGTCCTGTTTGTTGGAAGTACAGAACAAATAATTATGCCAAATCAATATAAATTAAGCCCATTAAAAACGTTTTTTTATCAAAAAAAATAA
- the rpsA gene encoding 30S ribosomal protein S1 → MSNNNEQSNEMNEMMEEIEKSMVRLHSGDIVKGQIIDVTRNEIIVNLGYKSDGIIPREEFTSDLAADLPAYFNAGDEIEVYVQQVDDGEGNVLLSKRKVDAMNEWVELADAMENNQKVPVTLKEVVRGGMIAYYKNVKCFIPASQLSDRYVDDLSVFVGEKVNAEILEMERRRSKVILSRKAVLQDEKDQKKKELLKTLSKGQVVKGQVKQITNFGAFVDIGGIDGLIHISELSWGRVKHPSDVLKIGEDVTVEVLEFEESTERISLSLKSTQPEPWKIAGEKYEIGQILEGEVVRLVDFGAFIEIEPGLDGLVHISQISEEHIAKPSDILQKGQRVMVKILDINTDEQRMSLSMSAVNNVDPNAEDIEEAKEGME, encoded by the coding sequence ATGAGCAACAATAACGAGCAATCGAATGAGATGAATGAAATGATGGAAGAAATTGAAAAGTCAATGGTGAGACTACATAGCGGAGACATTGTAAAAGGTCAAATTATTGATGTTACTCGAAATGAAATCATCGTAAACTTGGGATATAAATCTGATGGTATTATCCCTCGTGAAGAATTTACCTCTGATTTAGCTGCAGATTTACCTGCGTATTTTAATGCAGGAGATGAAATAGAAGTTTATGTGCAGCAAGTAGATGATGGAGAAGGTAATGTTTTATTATCTAAAAGAAAAGTAGATGCAATGAATGAATGGGTTGAATTAGCCGATGCAATGGAGAATAATCAGAAGGTTCCGGTCACACTGAAAGAAGTTGTGCGTGGCGGAATGATTGCTTATTATAAAAATGTAAAATGTTTTATACCGGCAAGTCAGCTATCTGATCGATATGTTGATGATTTAAGCGTATTTGTTGGTGAAAAGGTGAATGCAGAAATTTTAGAAATGGAGCGTCGTCGAAGCAAAGTGATATTATCAAGAAAAGCTGTTCTTCAAGATGAAAAAGATCAAAAAAAGAAAGAACTATTGAAAACACTTAGCAAAGGGCAGGTAGTAAAAGGTCAGGTAAAGCAAATCACTAATTTCGGTGCTTTTGTTGACATTGGAGGAATAGATGGATTGATTCATATTTCCGAACTTTCTTGGGGTAGAGTTAAGCACCCATCAGATGTATTGAAGATAGGTGAAGATGTCACAGTGGAAGTTTTAGAATTTGAAGAATCTACAGAAAGAATTTCTCTAAGTTTAAAATCTACTCAACCTGAACCTTGGAAAATAGCTGGTGAAAAATATGAAATTGGACAAATTCTTGAAGGAGAAGTAGTTCGACTTGTAGATTTTGGAGCATTTATAGAAATTGAGCCTGGTTTGGATGGATTGGTTCATATTTCACAAATTAGCGAAGAACACATTGCAAAACCTTCTGATATTCTACAAAAGGGCCAAAGAGTAATGGTTAAAATTCTTGATATTAATACGGATGAACAACGAATGAGCTTGAGTATGTCAGCTGTTAATAATGTTGATCCTAATGCGGAAGATATAGAAGAAGCAAAAGAAGGTATGGAATAA
- a CDS encoding 4-hydroxy-3-methylbut-2-enyl diphosphate reductase, whose product MRLVLAEHSGFCFGVQKAIEKAIEEMEKSKELKANIFALGPLIHNKQVVDDLQSRGLVISETIDEIENGSVIIRSHGVPKQIYKDIKKKSLHLVDTTCPFVKRIQKIVDQYHKNNYNIVIIGSALHPEVVGINGWCDHEGYVIQSLDEIEKIATDKPLCVVSQTTMPIPLFEKIVSALKKRHENMKVFNTICLATQDRQDAALELSQQVDAMIVIGGRHSSNTQKLVELCKRILPEDTYAIEQSSDLNQYNLSKHSLIGVTAGASTPNYIIQEVMQKIEHTYRKTTQIAIDGPAGAGKSTIAKKLAKDLNFLYIDTGAMYRAITYKLLINHIEVTAHKELVELLTSTNIRFEKGDILLDNEVVTHKIRSPEVTNNVSKVSAIKDVRMTLLDIQQEIASNNDIVMDGRDIGTRVLPTADLKIFLTASVEERAHRRYQELKEDPSFNLTLEDIKKSIEHRDYEDENRELDPLTPAKDAIFIDTTEMSINEVVEKIKENL is encoded by the coding sequence TTGAGATTGGTTTTAGCGGAGCATTCAGGCTTCTGTTTTGGTGTGCAAAAAGCGATTGAAAAAGCGATTGAAGAAATGGAAAAATCAAAAGAACTAAAGGCAAATATTTTTGCTTTAGGGCCATTAATTCACAATAAGCAAGTTGTAGATGATTTGCAAAGTCGTGGGTTAGTTATTTCAGAGACGATAGACGAAATAGAAAACGGCTCTGTTATTATAAGATCTCATGGAGTACCGAAGCAAATATACAAAGATATAAAAAAAAAATCCCTTCACCTTGTAGATACTACTTGTCCATTTGTTAAAAGAATTCAAAAAATTGTTGATCAATATCATAAAAATAATTACAATATTGTCATTATAGGAAGCGCTTTACACCCAGAAGTGGTAGGCATAAATGGGTGGTGTGACCATGAAGGTTATGTCATACAAAGCTTAGATGAAATAGAAAAAATCGCAACAGATAAACCATTATGTGTCGTTTCTCAAACTACAATGCCCATTCCTTTATTTGAAAAAATTGTTTCAGCATTAAAAAAACGCCATGAAAATATGAAGGTTTTTAACACCATATGCTTAGCTACTCAAGATCGACAAGATGCAGCTTTAGAACTGTCTCAACAAGTTGATGCTATGATTGTAATTGGAGGAAGGCATAGTTCAAACACACAAAAACTTGTTGAGTTGTGTAAACGCATTCTTCCTGAAGATACATATGCGATAGAACAGTCTTCAGATTTGAATCAATACAATTTATCAAAGCATTCCTTAATCGGCGTAACAGCTGGTGCTTCAACTCCTAATTATATTATTCAGGAAGTGATGCAAAAAATAGAGCATACTTATAGAAAAACAACTCAAATTGCCATTGACGGTCCAGCTGGCGCTGGAAAAAGTACTATAGCGAAAAAACTGGCTAAAGATCTAAATTTTTTATATATTGATACAGGTGCAATGTATCGTGCGATTACTTATAAATTACTCATTAATCATATTGAAGTTACAGCACATAAAGAGTTAGTAGAATTACTCACCAGTACCAATATCAGATTTGAAAAAGGTGATATATTACTTGATAATGAGGTGGTGACACATAAAATAAGATCACCTGAAGTTACCAATAATGTTTCTAAAGTATCAGCTATTAAAGACGTTAGGATGACGTTACTCGACATACAACAAGAAATCGCATCAAACAATGATATTGTTATGGATGGTAGAGACATTGGTACTAGAGTCCTTCCGACAGCTGACTTGAAAATTTTTTTAACTGCTTCTGTTGAAGAAAGAGCACACAGACGATACCAAGAACTAAAAGAAGACCCTTCTTTTAACCTTACTTTAGAGGATATAAAAAAATCTATTGAGCACCGAGATTACGAAGATGAGAATCGCGAATTAGATCCTTTAACCCCAGCTAAAGATGCTATTTTTATCGATACAACAGAAATGTCAATAAATGAAGTTGTTGAAAAAATAAAGGAAAATTTGTGA
- a CDS encoding MurR/RpiR family transcriptional regulator produces MDERNDLILNIQKQFPKLSKGQKRIAQFIIENYEKAAFMTASKLGMETSVSESTVVRFANNLGFEGYPQLQRALQDIIKTKLTTVQRVDMGKEYSTDLEIVERIMKSDMDNMRHTIEMINAAKIETVIDMILNAERIYVLGLRSSKSLADFLGFYLGLILGNVVLVGHGISDIYEQMLRISDKDLLIGLSFPRYSSRSIEVTRYAKEQGAKIVAITDSEISPIANMADEYLTAKSNMASFVDSLVAPLSLLNALIVAIGMREKSDIKEHFNKLETIWEKYKIYDGDY; encoded by the coding sequence ATGGATGAGAGAAATGATTTAATTCTTAATATACAAAAACAATTCCCTAAACTCAGCAAAGGTCAAAAGAGAATTGCACAGTTTATTATTGAAAATTATGAAAAAGCGGCGTTTATGACTGCTTCAAAATTAGGGATGGAAACAAGTGTTAGTGAGTCAACGGTTGTTCGGTTTGCAAATAATCTTGGTTTTGAAGGATATCCCCAATTACAACGAGCCTTACAGGATATTATTAAAACAAAGCTTACAACAGTGCAACGTGTTGATATGGGTAAAGAATATTCCACAGACTTGGAAATAGTTGAAAGAATTATGAAATCTGATATGGATAACATGCGTCATACTATTGAGATGATTAATGCAGCAAAAATAGAAACGGTCATTGATATGATATTAAATGCAGAACGTATCTATGTGCTTGGATTACGTAGTTCCAAATCTTTAGCAGATTTTTTAGGATTTTATCTAGGTTTAATTTTAGGTAATGTCGTTTTAGTAGGACATGGAATTAGCGACATATATGAGCAAATGCTCAGAATTTCAGATAAAGATCTGCTTATTGGCCTTAGTTTTCCAAGGTATTCTAGTAGAAGTATTGAAGTTACAAGATATGCAAAGGAACAAGGTGCGAAAATTGTCGCTATAACCGATAGTGAGATTTCACCTATTGCAAATATGGCGGATGAGTATTTAACAGCAAAGAGCAATATGGCTTCCTTTGTAGATTCATTAGTTGCGCCTTTGAGTTTATTAAATGCATTAATAGTAGCTATTGGAATGAGAGAAAAAAGTGATATTAAGGAACACTTTAATAAACTTGAAACGATTTGGGAAAAGTATAAAATATATGATGGTGATTATTAA
- a CDS encoding 2-oxoacid:acceptor oxidoreductase family protein, producing the protein MSKQTEIRLGGSGGQGLILGGIILAEAAILDNKNAVQAQSYGPEARGGASKAEVIISDGHIDYPKVQHADVFLALTQKACDKYLSELKMNGLLIVDDKIEINPTTYENFKIVKVPILKTALDDLKKGMVANIIAMAVIQQLTHVISKESLETAVLKRVPKGTGELNKKALLAGYNLVN; encoded by the coding sequence ATGAGTAAACAAACGGAAATCCGATTAGGTGGTTCAGGGGGACAAGGATTAATTCTTGGTGGAATTATTCTTGCTGAAGCTGCAATATTAGATAATAAAAATGCTGTTCAAGCACAATCTTATGGCCCGGAGGCACGAGGAGGTGCTAGCAAGGCAGAAGTAATTATTAGTGATGGTCATATAGATTATCCAAAAGTTCAGCATGCTGATGTATTTCTAGCGCTGACGCAAAAAGCGTGTGATAAATATCTCTCTGAACTTAAAATGAATGGATTGTTGATCGTGGATGATAAAATCGAAATAAATCCTACAACTTATGAAAATTTCAAGATAGTGAAAGTGCCTATTCTTAAAACGGCCTTAGATGATCTTAAAAAAGGAATGGTAGCCAATATAATTGCGATGGCAGTTATACAACAATTAACACATGTTATCTCGAAAGAATCACTGGAGACAGCTGTCCTAAAAAGAGTTCCTAAAGGTACAGGAGAGTTAAATAAAAAAGCTTTGTTAGCGGGTTATAACTTAGTAAATTAG
- a CDS encoding 2-oxoacid:ferredoxin oxidoreductase subunit beta has product MSLGSPVIKEYFRSDRLPHIWCPGCGHGVIMRGVAIAIDNLNLDKKKVCIVSGIGCSSRAPGYMDFNTLHTTHGRALAFATGVKLANPDLTVIVITGDGDCTAIGGNHFIHAARRNIDITTIVFNNKIYGMTGGQYSPATPLHEMGTTAPYGTVDPDFDICKLAVGAGSSYVARSTAYHANQLIKYIQKGVENKGFSMIEAISGCPTYYGRKNKKGSAVDLMNYYKDNALEIKAADKLPADKKIGKFIVGEFHHEEKPEYVSEYMKMVEKVQKERSENE; this is encoded by the coding sequence ATGAGTTTAGGAAGCCCTGTCATTAAAGAATATTTTCGTAGTGATCGATTACCTCATATATGGTGTCCGGGGTGTGGACATGGAGTAATAATGAGAGGTGTTGCGATTGCGATTGATAATCTTAACCTTGATAAAAAGAAAGTGTGCATCGTATCAGGCATAGGATGTTCTTCCAGAGCGCCGGGGTATATGGATTTCAACACTCTTCATACCACTCATGGACGAGCCTTAGCTTTTGCAACAGGCGTGAAACTTGCTAATCCTGACTTAACCGTAATTGTTATTACTGGTGACGGTGACTGTACGGCTATTGGCGGCAATCATTTCATTCATGCTGCTAGAAGAAACATTGATATAACAACGATTGTATTTAATAATAAGATTTATGGCATGACAGGTGGTCAATACTCACCGGCTACACCTCTTCATGAAATGGGAACCACAGCACCTTATGGAACGGTAGACCCGGACTTTGATATTTGCAAACTTGCCGTAGGTGCTGGATCATCGTATGTTGCTAGATCAACGGCCTATCACGCAAACCAACTGATCAAATATATTCAAAAGGGTGTAGAAAACAAAGGATTTTCAATGATTGAAGCTATTAGCGGGTGTCCGACATATTATGGTCGGAAGAATAAGAAAGGCTCAGCCGTTGACTTAATGAATTACTATAAAGATAATGCGTTAGAAATAAAAGCAGCCGACAAGTTGCCAGCAGATAAAAAGATTGGCAAATTTATAGTTGGTGAATTTCATCATGAAGAAAAACCCGAATATGTTTCTGAATACATGAAAATGGTAGAAAAAGTTCAAAAGGAGCGATCCGAGAATGAGTAA